The Bos javanicus breed banteng chromosome 18, ARS-OSU_banteng_1.0, whole genome shotgun sequence genome has a segment encoding these proteins:
- the ZNF565 gene encoding zinc finger protein 565 isoform X2 yields the protein MSFNWELMESLQCYGEDWAYKGQFEKQQVNHECCFKQVKITYGNMPTFECGHTSLTLHPSSETGEKSIECNECGKAFSRGSHLIQHQKTHTGEKPFECKECGKAFSRTSHLVQHQRIHTGEKPYDCKECGKAFGRTSELILHQRLHTGVKPYECKECGKTFRQHSQLILHHRTHTGEKPYVCKDCGKAFIRGSQLTVHRRIHTGARPYQCKECGKAFRQHSQLTVHQRIHTGEKPYECKECGKGFIHSSEVTRHQRIHSGEKPYECKECGKAFRQHAQLTRHQRVHTGDRPYECKDCGKAFSRSSYLIQHQRIHTGDKPYECKECGKAFIRVSQLTHHQRIHTCEKPYQCRECGMAFIRSSQLTEHQRIHPGIKPYECRECGQAFILGSQLIEHYRIHTG from the coding sequence ATGTCATTCAATTGGGAGCTAATGGAAAGCCTTCAGTGCTATGGTGAAGACTGGGCATACAAAGGCCAGTTTGAAAAACAACAAGTAAATCATGAGTGCTGTTTTAAGCAAGTGAAGATCACCTATGGAAACATGCCCACTTTTGAGTGTGGGCATACATCACTCACCCTACATCCCAGCAGTGAGACTGGTGAGAAATCGAttgaatgtaatgaatgtgggaaagcaTTCAGCCGTGGCTCACACCTTATTCAACATCAGAAAACTCACACTGGTGAAAAGCCCTttgaatgtaaggaatgtgggaaggccttcagTCGTACCTCACACCTTGTtcaacatcagagaattcatacaggTGAGAAACCTTATGACTGCAAGGAGTGTGGGAAGGCCTTCGGTCGAACTTCAGAACTCATTCTCCATCAGAGACTTCATACAGGTGTCAAACCTTACgaatgtaaagaatgtggaaaGACCTTTCGACAGCATTCACAACTTATTCTGCATCATAGGACTCATACAGGTGAGAAACCCTACGTCTGTAAAGACTGTGGCAAGGCTTTTATTCGTGGCTCACAACTTACTGTTCATCGGCGAATTCATACAGGTGCTAGACCCTATCAGTGTAAagaatgtgggaaggcctttagACAGCATTCACAACTTACTgtacatcagagaattcataccggggagaaaccctatgaatgtaaggaatgtggcaAGGGCTTTATTCATAGCTCAGAAGTTACTCGACATCAAAGAATTCATTCTggggagaaaccctatgaatgtaaagaatgtgggaaggcctttagACAGCATGCACAGCTTACACGACATCAGAGAGTTCATACAGGTGACAGACCCTATGAGTGTAAGGACTGTGGAAAGGCCTTCAGTCGTAGTTCATACCTTATTCAACATCAAAGAATTCATACAGGTGACAAGCCCTATGAATGCaaggaatgtgggaaagcctttattCGTGTTTCACAACTGACTCATCACCAGCGAATTCATACTTGTGAGAAACCCTATCAATGTAGGGAATGTGGAATGGCCTTCATTCGTAGTTCACAACTTACTGAACATCAAAGAATTCATCCTGGTATCAAACCTTATGAATGTAGAGAATGTGGGCAGGCCTTTATTCTTGGCTCACAGCTCATCGAACACTACAGAATTCACACTGGCTAG